One Psychrobacillus glaciei genomic region harbors:
- a CDS encoding isoprenyl transferase — MLKKLIRKNEQTISKNLNDRKAKAQQEQLPNHIAIIMDGNGRWAKKRTLPRIAGHYEGMKIVKKITRFANELGIKTLTLYAFSTENWKRPKLEVDFLMRLPEEFLGTYLPELIEQNVRVNMMGNIESLPEHTKRAVTNAMNQTANNDGLLLNFALNYGSRDEIVQAVQKIANEVQEGKITADSISEKLLDSYLMTKDLSEPDLLIRTSGEVRLSNFMLWQLAYTELWFTDTLWPDFDESCLLEAIESFQTRIRRYGGLKGEEIN; from the coding sequence ATGCTAAAAAAACTTATTCGTAAGAATGAACAAACGATAAGTAAAAATTTGAATGACAGAAAAGCTAAGGCTCAGCAAGAACAGTTACCTAACCATATTGCTATTATTATGGATGGAAATGGAAGATGGGCAAAAAAAAGAACCCTACCACGTATTGCAGGTCACTACGAAGGCATGAAAATAGTGAAAAAAATTACCCGTTTTGCAAATGAACTTGGTATTAAAACGCTCACGCTCTATGCTTTTTCCACAGAAAATTGGAAAAGGCCGAAATTGGAAGTCGATTTTCTAATGCGATTACCAGAAGAGTTTCTAGGAACTTATTTACCAGAGTTAATAGAGCAAAATGTACGAGTGAACATGATGGGGAATATTGAATCATTACCGGAGCATACGAAAAGAGCGGTTACAAATGCGATGAATCAAACGGCGAATAATGACGGCCTCCTATTAAACTTTGCATTAAATTACGGTAGCAGAGACGAAATTGTTCAAGCAGTGCAGAAAATAGCAAATGAAGTACAGGAAGGGAAAATTACGGCTGATAGTATCTCTGAAAAACTTCTAGATAGTTATTTAATGACAAAAGATTTATCTGAACCAGATTTACTAATTCGGACAAGTGGAGAAGTGCGTTTAAGTAACTTCATGCTTTGGCAGCTTGCGTATACGGAATTATGGTTTACAGATACTTTATGGCCAGATTTTGATGAATCTTGTTTACTTGAGGCAATTGAAAGCTTTCAAACAAGAATTAGAAGGTACGGCGGTCTAAAGGGGGAGGAAATTAATTGA
- a CDS encoding phosphatidate cytidylyltransferase: MKQRIITGAIAATFFVPIVILGGSIFNILIYFMAAIGLFELLRMKGIKLYSIAGLISILLLFVLLIPNSIAVDLSQITGHTKTEWLFVAVFLLLIYSVFVKNQFTFDDAAFAIMATLYVGIGFYYFMETREIGLTYVIFALVVVWTTDSSAYFTGRKFGKRKLWPEISPNKTIEGFVGGIVGAIIAACILQWITPFSSSYLILIGITIAASIFGQLGDLVESAIKRHYDVKDSGKILPGHGGILDRFDSLLFVIPLLHFLHFV; the protein is encoded by the coding sequence TTGAAACAACGTATTATTACTGGAGCAATTGCAGCTACGTTCTTTGTTCCTATTGTAATTTTAGGTGGATCAATTTTTAACATATTGATCTACTTCATGGCAGCTATTGGGTTATTTGAGCTTTTGCGTATGAAAGGCATTAAACTATACTCCATTGCTGGACTAATATCTATCTTGCTTTTATTCGTTTTATTAATTCCTAATTCAATTGCAGTTGATCTATCGCAAATAACTGGACATACAAAAACAGAGTGGCTGTTTGTGGCAGTTTTTCTATTACTAATTTATTCCGTTTTTGTTAAAAATCAATTTACATTTGATGATGCTGCATTTGCTATAATGGCCACTTTATATGTTGGAATTGGCTTTTACTATTTCATGGAAACTAGAGAGATTGGATTAACTTATGTTATATTCGCATTAGTTGTCGTATGGACAACAGATTCAAGTGCATATTTTACTGGTAGAAAGTTTGGGAAACGAAAACTATGGCCAGAAATATCTCCTAACAAAACGATCGAAGGATTTGTAGGGGGAATTGTTGGAGCAATAATTGCTGCATGTATACTTCAGTGGATTACGCCTTTTAGTTCATCCTATTTAATATTAATAGGGATAACAATTGCTGCTTCCATTTTTGGTCAGTTAGGTGACTTAGTGGAATCAGCCATAAAAAGACATTACGATGTAAAAGACTCTGGTAAAATATTGCCAGGACACGGTGGGATATTAGACCGCTTTGACAGTTTGCTTTTTGTCATTCCGCTATTGCACTTTTTACATTTTGTATAA
- a CDS encoding 1-deoxy-D-xylulose-5-phosphate reductoisomerase: MTKRISLLGATGSIGLQTLDIIKEHPNKFQLVSFSAGRNINQTRAILKDFPVEVVSVALEEDALQLQTEFPKLQVVFGDEGLVQVAANTNADVLVNAVLGSVGLKPTLEAIKKGITIAIANKETLVTAGHLVMQAAKENNVPILPVDSEHSALFQAMNGEQRSQISKLIITASGGSFRDYTREELKNVAVKDALNHPNWSMGAKITIDSATMMNKGLEVIEAHILFNTSYDDIEVLLHRESIIHSMVEFNDTSIIAQLGTPDMRVPIQYALSYPDRFERSNAKRLNLAEIGKLHFEEIDYKRYHALKLAIDAGRAGGTMTTVLNAANEAAVALFLQEKIAFLTIDELIERAMNEHINIARPNLETILHVDAETRKNVQNMIK, translated from the coding sequence ATGACAAAAAGAATAAGTTTATTAGGAGCGACAGGTTCTATTGGGCTACAAACTTTGGATATCATTAAAGAACATCCAAATAAGTTCCAACTAGTTTCTTTTTCTGCAGGAAGAAATATAAATCAAACTAGAGCGATTTTAAAAGACTTTCCGGTAGAGGTAGTTTCGGTAGCGCTTGAGGAAGATGCTCTCCAATTACAAACGGAATTTCCAAAATTACAAGTTGTTTTTGGAGATGAAGGACTAGTTCAAGTAGCAGCAAATACGAATGCAGATGTACTTGTGAATGCTGTACTTGGAAGTGTTGGATTAAAACCAACATTAGAGGCAATTAAAAAAGGGATAACAATTGCTATAGCAAATAAAGAGACACTGGTCACAGCTGGGCATCTCGTTATGCAAGCAGCTAAAGAAAATAATGTTCCGATTTTACCAGTAGATAGTGAGCATTCTGCACTTTTCCAAGCAATGAATGGGGAACAAAGATCCCAAATCTCAAAGTTAATAATCACTGCATCAGGTGGAAGCTTCCGAGACTATACAAGAGAAGAGCTAAAGAACGTTGCCGTAAAAGATGCATTAAATCATCCTAACTGGTCTATGGGTGCCAAAATAACAATTGATAGTGCCACAATGATGAATAAAGGCCTAGAAGTAATAGAGGCTCATATATTATTTAATACTTCTTATGATGATATAGAGGTTTTATTACATAGAGAAAGTATCATTCACTCCATGGTAGAGTTTAATGATACAAGCATAATTGCACAATTAGGTACGCCTGATATGCGAGTTCCAATTCAATATGCACTGTCGTATCCGGACCGTTTTGAACGTTCAAACGCGAAAAGATTAAATTTAGCGGAAATTGGAAAGCTGCATTTTGAAGAAATAGACTATAAGAGATATCATGCTTTAAAGCTTGCAATAGATGCGGGAAGAGCTGGCGGAACGATGACTACGGTATTAAATGCAGCGAATGAAGCAGCGGTAGCTCTATTTTTACAAGAGAAAATTGCTTTTTTAACAATTGATGAATTGATAGAGCGTGCTATGAATGAACATATCAACATTGCAAGACCAAATTTAGAAACGATATTACATGTAGATGCTGAAACAAGAAAAAATGTTCAAAATATGATAAAATGA
- the rseP gene encoding RIP metalloprotease RseP, translating into METAIAFIIIFGSIVFFHELGHFIFAKKAGIMVREFAIGMGPKIFGMTKGETLYTIRLLPIGGYVRMAGEDMDSVELQPGFRLGIHVNNDNEIDLIALNQNKQFPDMLFLEVEKADLTNEMFIEGYDEEESFVRYKIARNARINENGNETFIAPYDRQFGSKTVGQRSMAIFAGPLFNFILAFFIFLILGLLQGVPTYEPVITTVVADGPAAQAGMKDGDLVTKINGSPISTWDELSEEVKVSPNQKMGFTVDRKGETLEFSMIPKEVTSGKEKLGQIGVQYVSPLEKNPIKAVAFGAEQTYDWTKRIFTLLGSLITGKFSIDDLSGPVGIYKATEEVAQYGVFNLMHWAAILSINLGIMNLLPLPALDGGRLLFFLFEAVRGKPVDKQKEGMVHFVGIMLLMVLMVVVTWNDIQRFFF; encoded by the coding sequence ATGGAGACGGCCATTGCGTTTATAATAATTTTTGGTAGCATTGTTTTTTTTCATGAACTAGGGCATTTTATCTTTGCGAAAAAAGCTGGAATTATGGTACGAGAGTTCGCAATTGGGATGGGCCCAAAAATTTTTGGAATGACAAAAGGAGAAACACTATATACAATTCGATTATTACCAATAGGTGGATATGTACGAATGGCTGGAGAAGATATGGACTCCGTTGAACTTCAACCAGGGTTTCGTTTAGGTATACATGTAAATAATGACAATGAAATAGATTTAATTGCTTTAAATCAAAATAAGCAATTCCCAGACATGCTTTTCTTAGAAGTAGAGAAAGCTGATTTAACAAACGAAATGTTCATCGAAGGGTACGATGAAGAGGAAAGTTTCGTTCGGTATAAAATAGCGAGAAACGCGAGAATAAATGAAAATGGCAATGAGACTTTTATCGCACCATATGATCGTCAATTTGGGTCTAAAACGGTTGGTCAAAGATCGATGGCTATATTTGCAGGTCCACTTTTTAACTTTATTTTAGCATTTTTCATCTTTTTAATATTAGGTTTACTACAAGGAGTTCCTACTTATGAACCAGTCATTACGACAGTAGTAGCAGATGGACCTGCTGCACAAGCAGGAATGAAAGATGGCGACTTGGTAACCAAAATTAATGGAAGCCCTATTTCAACTTGGGATGAATTGTCTGAAGAAGTAAAAGTTAGCCCTAATCAAAAAATGGGCTTTACGGTTGATCGTAAAGGAGAAACTTTAGAATTTTCGATGATTCCTAAAGAAGTAACTTCTGGAAAAGAAAAACTAGGGCAAATTGGTGTTCAATATGTAAGTCCGTTAGAAAAGAATCCGATTAAGGCTGTAGCTTTTGGTGCAGAGCAAACATATGATTGGACTAAGCGAATATTTACATTATTAGGTTCATTAATCACTGGTAAATTTTCAATTGATGATTTATCAGGACCAGTAGGCATTTATAAAGCAACAGAAGAAGTTGCGCAATATGGTGTATTTAATTTAATGCATTGGGCAGCTATTTTAAGTATTAACTTAGGGATTATGAATCTTTTACCACTACCAGCACTAGATGGTGGTCGTCTTTTATTTTTCTTGTTTGAAGCAGTTCGAGGAAAGCCGGTCGATAAGCAAAAAGAAGGTATGGTGCATTTTGTTGGTATCATGCTCTTGATGGTATTAATGGTTGTAGTAACCTGGAACGATATACAAAGGTTTTTCTTTTAG
- a CDS encoding PolC-type DNA polymerase III, with protein MQDGKTRMHILLQQLDLIDDSFVKHFENASITRFTVHKKGRQWHFHIRCSAILPINVYTILRQRLEEKFTGIASVLLTIDSETSTISEEQIKEYWLPVMKELSDMAPPLKDRLLQQQPEWNGQTIQLTCGQELELRTFKKKYVELLGDTYVNFGFPKMAFDFRLVEDTQALAEAQLAFLEQRKLEEEELGKKALDDLQKREQNRQENGSEGEAEGPFQLGIPLKKEEPILEIRQIQDEERRVTIEGFVFDVEVKELRSGRSLLTAKVTDYTDSILVKMFSRDKEDAQMMGRLKKGMWIKVRGSVQNDTFVRDLIIMAQDMSEINPAVRLDTAKEKRVELHLHSPMSQMDAVSSVSALVAQAAKWGHKAIAITDHANVQSFPEAYAAGKKNGIKILYGLEANLVHDGVPIAYDEQRILLEDATFVVFDVETTGLSATYDKIIELAAVKMYNGNIIEKFERFVNPHHALSATTIELTGITDEMVRNAPEIEEVIKDFYDFIGDGIIVAHNASFDMGFLYEGYRRCGIDHFTHSVIDTLELARFLHPELKTHRLGSLCKKFNIELTQAHRAIFDCEATGYLLMHLLKESEEKNIQFHDDFNKHIGQGDSYKRARPSHCTILAVNEEGLKNLFKLVSLSHISTFYRVPRITRSTLQKHRAGLIIGSACDKGEVFEGLMQKPLEQVEEIAKFYDYLEIQPKEVYSHLIEMELVRDEWNLEDIIRKMIKVGKKLNLPVVATGNVHYLHENDAIFRKILVNSQGGANPLNRHELPKVHFRTTNEMLDAFSFLGEELAKEIVVTNPQKIADSIQDIKPIKDDLYTPKIEGADDEVRSLTYAKGKEIYGEELPEIVEARIEKELASIIGHGFAVIYLISHKLVKKSLDDGYLVGSRGSVGSSLVATLTEITEVNPLPPHYVCPNCKHSEFFLDGSVGSGFDLPNKDCVKCDTPYVKDGQDIPFETFLGFKGDKVPDIDLNFSGEYQPTAHNYTKELFGEDYVFRAGTIGTVAEKTAYGYVRGYTNDNNLTPRGAEIDRLVQGCTGVKRTTGQHPGGIIVVPDYMDIFDFTPIQFPADAQDSEWKTTHFDFHSIHDNLLKLDILGHDDPTVIRMLQDLSGIDPKTIPTDDPEVMKIFSGTESLGVTEEQIDCKTGTFGIPEFGTRFVRQMLEETKPSTFMELVQISGLSHGTDVWLGNAQELIQNGTCQLSDVIGCRDDIMVYLIYQGLDPSLAFKIMESVRKGKGLTPEFEAEMKKEGVPNWYIESCKKIKYMFPKAHAAAYVLMAVRIAYFKVHFPILYYAAYLTVRASDFDLISMINGSQTIRAKLEEINAKGLDALPKEKSLATVLEIGLEMSERGIRMQKVDLYKSNASEFIIEGNTLIPPFNAIPGLGTNVAFQIVKARLDGEFLSKEDLQQRGKVSKTIIEYMDQMGCLEGLPDANQLSLF; from the coding sequence ATGCAAGATGGCAAAACAAGAATGCATATATTATTGCAACAACTCGATTTAATCGATGATTCCTTTGTGAAACATTTCGAAAATGCTTCCATCACGCGGTTTACGGTACATAAAAAGGGGAGACAATGGCATTTTCACATTAGGTGTTCGGCGATTCTTCCGATTAATGTTTATACAATATTAAGACAACGGCTAGAGGAGAAATTTACAGGCATTGCGAGCGTACTTTTAACAATAGATAGTGAAACCTCCACAATATCCGAAGAACAAATTAAAGAATATTGGCTTCCGGTAATGAAAGAATTAAGCGACATGGCCCCCCCCCTTAAAGATCGTTTGCTTCAACAACAACCAGAATGGAATGGGCAAACAATCCAACTTACGTGTGGACAGGAACTGGAACTGCGAACATTTAAAAAGAAATATGTGGAGCTACTAGGAGATACTTACGTAAATTTTGGATTCCCAAAAATGGCTTTCGATTTTCGCTTAGTGGAAGATACACAAGCACTTGCAGAAGCACAACTCGCTTTTTTAGAACAACGCAAATTAGAAGAGGAAGAATTAGGGAAAAAAGCATTAGATGATTTACAGAAGAGAGAACAAAATCGACAGGAAAATGGATCAGAAGGAGAGGCAGAAGGTCCATTCCAACTAGGTATCCCGCTTAAGAAAGAAGAGCCTATTTTAGAAATTCGCCAAATACAAGATGAAGAGCGTAGAGTGACCATCGAAGGGTTTGTATTCGATGTGGAAGTAAAAGAATTACGAAGTGGCAGATCTCTATTGACGGCAAAAGTGACTGATTACACAGATTCTATACTTGTTAAAATGTTCTCGCGTGATAAAGAAGATGCACAGATGATGGGACGATTGAAAAAAGGAATGTGGATCAAGGTTCGAGGCTCTGTTCAAAATGATACGTTTGTGCGTGATTTAATCATAATGGCGCAAGATATGTCCGAGATAAATCCAGCGGTCCGACTAGATACAGCAAAGGAAAAACGAGTTGAATTGCATTTGCACTCACCAATGAGTCAGATGGATGCCGTATCATCAGTTTCTGCACTTGTTGCACAAGCAGCTAAATGGGGACATAAAGCAATAGCTATTACAGACCACGCAAATGTTCAATCATTTCCCGAAGCATACGCAGCTGGGAAAAAGAATGGGATAAAGATTTTATATGGATTAGAAGCAAATCTCGTTCATGATGGAGTCCCGATTGCTTATGATGAACAACGTATATTACTAGAAGATGCTACTTTTGTGGTGTTCGACGTAGAAACAACGGGTTTGTCTGCAACTTATGACAAAATTATTGAGCTTGCTGCGGTAAAAATGTACAACGGAAACATTATTGAAAAGTTCGAGCGGTTTGTAAATCCTCACCATGCATTATCTGCTACAACAATTGAACTTACTGGTATTACAGATGAAATGGTTCGCAATGCTCCTGAAATAGAAGAAGTCATAAAAGATTTTTATGACTTTATAGGAGATGGCATCATCGTTGCGCATAATGCTTCTTTTGATATGGGCTTTTTATATGAAGGATATCGAAGATGTGGCATTGACCATTTTACACACTCGGTAATTGACACATTAGAGCTTGCAAGATTTCTACATCCAGAGTTAAAAACACATCGTCTTGGTTCTCTATGTAAAAAGTTTAATATTGAGTTAACACAAGCGCACAGAGCAATCTTTGACTGTGAAGCAACAGGATATTTATTAATGCATCTATTGAAGGAATCGGAGGAAAAAAATATCCAGTTCCACGATGATTTTAATAAACATATTGGGCAAGGTGATTCATACAAAAGGGCAAGACCCTCACACTGTACTATTTTAGCGGTCAATGAAGAGGGATTGAAAAACTTATTTAAATTAGTGTCGCTTTCACATATTTCTACTTTTTACAGAGTACCCAGAATTACACGATCTACCTTACAAAAACATCGTGCAGGTTTAATTATTGGTTCTGCTTGTGATAAAGGGGAAGTATTTGAAGGTTTAATGCAAAAACCGCTTGAACAAGTAGAAGAGATTGCAAAGTTTTATGATTACTTAGAAATTCAGCCTAAAGAAGTTTATTCTCACTTAATTGAAATGGAACTTGTAAGGGATGAATGGAATCTAGAAGATATAATTCGAAAGATGATTAAAGTAGGAAAAAAACTAAACCTACCTGTAGTGGCAACAGGAAATGTTCATTACTTACATGAAAATGATGCGATTTTTAGAAAAATTTTAGTGAATTCTCAAGGTGGTGCAAATCCACTGAATCGACATGAGTTACCTAAAGTACATTTCCGAACAACAAACGAAATGTTAGATGCTTTCTCATTCTTAGGCGAGGAATTAGCGAAAGAAATAGTTGTGACCAATCCTCAAAAAATTGCAGATTCCATTCAGGATATAAAACCTATTAAAGATGATTTATATACGCCTAAAATTGAAGGTGCGGACGATGAAGTCCGTTCGTTAACTTACGCAAAAGGTAAAGAAATATATGGAGAAGAGCTTCCAGAAATTGTGGAGGCGCGTATTGAAAAAGAATTAGCATCTATTATTGGACACGGATTTGCTGTTATTTACTTGATTTCCCATAAGCTAGTAAAAAAATCACTAGATGATGGTTATTTAGTTGGGTCAAGGGGCTCAGTTGGTTCTTCATTGGTCGCAACGTTAACAGAGATTACGGAAGTTAATCCACTGCCTCCACATTATGTATGCCCAAATTGTAAGCACTCTGAGTTTTTTCTAGATGGTTCTGTAGGATCTGGGTTTGACTTGCCAAATAAAGACTGTGTCAAATGTGATACTCCCTATGTAAAAGACGGACAGGATATCCCTTTTGAAACTTTCCTTGGATTTAAGGGGGATAAAGTACCGGACATTGATTTGAACTTTAGTGGTGAGTATCAACCAACTGCACATAATTATACAAAAGAGCTTTTTGGAGAAGATTATGTATTTCGAGCAGGAACAATTGGAACGGTAGCAGAAAAAACTGCATATGGTTATGTTAGAGGTTATACGAATGATAATAATTTAACACCACGCGGAGCAGAAATTGATCGGTTAGTGCAAGGATGTACTGGAGTTAAAAGGACAACTGGACAACATCCCGGCGGTATCATAGTTGTTCCTGATTATATGGATATTTTCGATTTTACGCCAATACAATTCCCAGCAGATGCGCAAGATTCTGAATGGAAAACAACCCATTTTGATTTCCATTCGATTCATGATAATTTGTTGAAACTTGACATTCTAGGGCATGATGACCCGACTGTTATTCGAATGCTTCAAGATTTATCGGGAATTGACCCTAAAACAATTCCTACCGATGATCCAGAAGTGATGAAAATCTTTAGTGGAACTGAATCTCTAGGAGTTACCGAAGAACAAATTGATTGTAAAACAGGTACATTCGGAATACCTGAGTTTGGTACTCGTTTTGTACGTCAAATGTTAGAAGAAACAAAACCTTCTACATTTATGGAACTTGTTCAAATTTCTGGCCTTTCCCATGGAACAGATGTATGGCTTGGAAATGCACAAGAACTTATCCAAAATGGGACATGTCAGTTGTCGGATGTTATTGGTTGTCGTGATGATATTATGGTTTATTTAATTTATCAAGGTCTTGACCCTTCGTTAGCATTCAAGATTATGGAATCTGTTCGAAAAGGAAAAGGATTAACGCCAGAGTTTGAGGCGGAAATGAAAAAAGAAGGAGTACCAAATTGGTATATAGAATCCTGTAAAAAGATCAAATACATGTTTCCAAAAGCCCATGCGGCTGCTTATGTATTAATGGCGGTTCGTATTGCATATTTCAAGGTGCATTTTCCAATTCTATACTATGCAGCATATTTAACCGTGCGAGCATCCGACTTTGATTTAATTTCCATGATTAATGGTTCTCAAACGATTCGTGCAAAATTGGAGGAAATTAATGCAAAAGGTCTAGATGCCTTACCAAAAGAAAAGAGTTTAGCTACAGTATTAGAAATTGGTCTTGAGATGTCAGAACGTGGTATTAGAATGCAAAAAGTCGATTTATACAAATCAAATGCTAGTGAATTTATAATCGAAGGAAATACGTTAATTCCCCCTTTTAATGCAATCCCGGGGTTAGGTACAAACGTAGCTTTTCAAATTGTCAAAGCCAGACTAGACGGAGAGTTTCTATCGAAAGAGGACTTGCAACAAAGAGGAAAAGTGTCGAAAACGATAATTGAATATATGGATCAAATGGGCTGTCTAGAAGGCCTTCCAGATGCCAATCAACTTTCATTGTTTTAG
- the rimP gene encoding ribosome maturation factor RimP: protein MTNITSKIEELVTPILQELNLELVDIEYVKEGRDWFLRIYIDTSTGGIDIEQCAQVSEKLSEKLDEVDPITENYFLEVSSPGAERPLKKDADFLQAIGKHVYIKTYEPVNGAKEFEGTLLSYSAEEGALIEVRVKTRRIKIQIDKEKIALARLAIDFSA from the coding sequence ATGACTAATATCACTAGTAAAATTGAAGAGCTTGTAACGCCGATTTTACAAGAGTTGAATTTAGAGCTTGTAGATATTGAATACGTAAAAGAAGGTCGCGATTGGTTTTTGAGAATCTATATTGATACATCAACAGGTGGTATAGATATTGAGCAATGTGCTCAAGTTAGTGAAAAACTAAGTGAAAAATTAGATGAAGTTGATCCAATCACGGAGAACTATTTCTTAGAAGTTTCCTCTCCAGGCGCTGAACGTCCATTGAAAAAAGATGCAGACTTTCTACAAGCAATCGGGAAACATGTATATATTAAAACGTATGAACCTGTAAATGGTGCCAAAGAATTTGAAGGAACATTACTTTCTTATTCAGCAGAAGAAGGTGCTTTAATAGAAGTACGTGTGAAAACTAGAAGAATTAAAATTCAAATTGATAAAGAGAAAATTGCGCTTGCTCGTTTAGCGATTGATTTCTCTGCATAA
- the nusA gene encoding transcription termination factor NusA, which yields MSSDFLDALTALEKQKGISRNVLIEAIEAALVTAYKRNFNQAQNVRVDINLATGTMLVYSRKDVVEEVTDERLQISLEDANIINPHYVIGDVVEEEVTPRNFGRIAAQTAKQVVTQRVREAERGLIYEEYVDREDDIVNGIVERLDARNIYVGLGKVEAVLPVNEQIQTETYRPHDRIKVYITKVERTTRGPQVFVSRTHPGLLRRLFEMEVPEIFEGIVEIKSIAREAGDRSKISVFAHKEEIDPVGSCVGAKGARVQTIVNELNGEKIDIVEWSEDPVVFVANALSPSKVLDVQVNEDEKSTTVVVPDYQLSLAIGKRGQNARLAAKLTGWKIDIKSETDARELGIYPNENSPKVLLVSAEDEMDDFDFYKDEE from the coding sequence ATGAGTAGTGATTTTTTAGATGCGCTTACTGCGCTTGAAAAACAAAAAGGGATTTCTAGAAATGTATTAATAGAAGCAATCGAAGCTGCATTAGTGACAGCATATAAAAGAAACTTTAACCAGGCTCAAAATGTTCGTGTAGATATCAATCTAGCTACAGGTACAATGCTTGTTTATTCAAGAAAAGATGTAGTGGAAGAAGTAACAGATGAACGTTTGCAAATCTCATTAGAGGATGCAAACATCATTAATCCACATTATGTTATCGGAGATGTTGTGGAGGAAGAAGTAACTCCACGTAACTTCGGCCGTATTGCAGCGCAAACTGCTAAACAAGTTGTGACACAAAGAGTACGTGAAGCGGAACGTGGTCTTATATATGAGGAATACGTTGACCGCGAAGACGACATTGTAAACGGAATTGTGGAGCGTTTAGATGCAAGGAATATTTACGTTGGCTTAGGTAAAGTAGAAGCAGTTTTACCTGTAAATGAACAGATTCAAACAGAAACTTATCGTCCTCATGATCGTATAAAAGTATATATTACGAAAGTAGAACGAACTACTCGTGGGCCTCAAGTTTTTGTATCTAGAACGCATCCAGGGTTACTTCGTCGATTGTTTGAAATGGAGGTTCCAGAAATATTCGAAGGAATCGTTGAAATAAAATCAATTGCTCGAGAAGCAGGAGATCGCTCTAAAATTTCTGTGTTTGCACATAAAGAAGAAATAGATCCAGTTGGTTCGTGTGTAGGAGCAAAAGGAGCAAGGGTCCAAACAATAGTGAATGAATTAAACGGGGAAAAAATTGATATAGTAGAATGGTCTGAAGATCCAGTCGTTTTCGTTGCAAATGCATTAAGCCCTTCTAAAGTGTTAGATGTGCAAGTAAACGAAGATGAGAAATCTACAACAGTAGTTGTTCCAGATTATCAACTTTCATTAGCTATCGGTAAAAGAGGTCAAAATGCTCGTCTTGCTGCTAAATTAACTGGATGGAAAATTGATATAAAGAGTGAAACAGATGCTAGAGAATTAGGGATTTATCCTAATGAAAATTCTCCTAAAGTTCTTTTGGTAAGCGCTGAAGATGAAATGGATGATTTCGACTTTTACAAAGACGAAGAGTAA
- the rnpM gene encoding RNase P modulator RnpM, with protein sequence MAIQKKIPLRKCVATGEMFPKKEMIRIVRSKEGEVSVDLTGKKPGRGAYVSKTLNAVDKAKKKNSLGNHLEATIPHEIYDELIVIIEREKLK encoded by the coding sequence ATGGCTATTCAAAAGAAAATTCCATTGCGTAAATGCGTTGCTACGGGAGAAATGTTCCCTAAGAAAGAGATGATTCGCATTGTTCGATCGAAAGAAGGCGAAGTCTCCGTAGACTTGACTGGAAAAAAGCCGGGTAGAGGAGCATACGTTTCGAAAACGTTAAATGCGGTTGATAAAGCAAAAAAGAAAAACTCCTTAGGGAACCATTTAGAAGCAACGATTCCACATGAAATATATGATGAGTTAATCGTCATAATCGAAAGAGAAAAACTAAAATGA
- a CDS encoding YlxQ family RNA-binding protein, producing the protein MTIEQQITQLLGLATRARKTISGEELVVKEIRSQKAKLVLLSSDASKNTAKKINDKCASFNVELHVFGDRHDLGHATGKEARVAIAIMDDGFAKKLSGLLNEFNRG; encoded by the coding sequence ATGACAATTGAACAACAAATAACGCAGCTACTAGGACTTGCAACTAGAGCAAGAAAAACAATTTCTGGGGAAGAACTGGTAGTAAAAGAAATTAGAAGCCAAAAAGCGAAGTTAGTTTTACTATCATCAGACGCTTCTAAAAATACAGCTAAAAAAATTAATGATAAATGTGCATCTTTTAACGTTGAGCTGCATGTCTTTGGAGACCGGCACGATCTCGGACATGCGACGGGAAAAGAGGCCAGAGTGGCAATAGCCATTATGGATGACGGTTTCGCAAAAAAACTGTCCGGCCTTCTCAACGAATTTAACCGGGGGTGA